One window from the genome of Rhinolophus ferrumequinum isolate MPI-CBG mRhiFer1 chromosome 10, mRhiFer1_v1.p, whole genome shotgun sequence encodes:
- the MFAP5 gene encoding microfibrillar-associated protein 5 isoform X1 — MLLLGPKALLFLTALIIPSDWTPLGVSGQGEANVTQATSETFTDDPNLVNEPSTDETVLADIEPSTDDQASSNDKNTTTECRDEKFACTRLYSVHRPVKQCIHQLCFTSLRRMYIINNEICSRLVCKEHEVMKDEFCRQMAGLPPRRLQRSNYFRLPPCENVNLQRPVGL; from the exons ATGCTGCTCTTGGGACCCAAGGCGCTGCTGTTTCTCACTGCACTCATCATTCCCTCGG ATTGGACACCTCTAGGGGTCAGTGGTCAAGGAGAAG CCAATGTGACTCAAGCGACTTCAGAAACATTCACAGACGATCCTA ATCTGGTAAATGAACCCTCTACAGATGAAACAG TTCTGGCTGATATCGAACCTTCCACAGATGACCAGG CCTCGTCTAATGATAAAAATACCACTACAG AGTGCCGGGATGAGAAATTTGCTTGCACAAGACTCTACTCTGTGCATCGACCAGTCAAGCAATGCATTCATCAGTTATGCTTCACCAG TTTACGACGCATGTACATTATCAACAATGAGATCTGCTCCCGTCTTGTCTGTAAAGAACATGAAGTTATGAAAG ATGAGTTTTGCCGTCAGATGGCTGGTCTGCCCCCAAGGCGACTCCAACGTTCCAACTACTTCCGACTTCCTCCCTGTGAAAATGTGAATTTGCAGAGACCTGTTGGTCTGTGA
- the MFAP5 gene encoding microfibrillar-associated protein 5 isoform X2: MLLLGPKALLFLTALIIPSDWTPLGVSGQGEANVTQATSETFTDDPNLVNEPSTDETVLADIEPSTDDQECRDEKFACTRLYSVHRPVKQCIHQLCFTSLRRMYIINNEICSRLVCKEHEVMKDEFCRQMAGLPPRRLQRSNYFRLPPCENVNLQRPVGL; this comes from the exons ATGCTGCTCTTGGGACCCAAGGCGCTGCTGTTTCTCACTGCACTCATCATTCCCTCGG ATTGGACACCTCTAGGGGTCAGTGGTCAAGGAGAAG CCAATGTGACTCAAGCGACTTCAGAAACATTCACAGACGATCCTA ATCTGGTAAATGAACCCTCTACAGATGAAACAG TTCTGGCTGATATCGAACCTTCCACAGATGACCAGG AGTGCCGGGATGAGAAATTTGCTTGCACAAGACTCTACTCTGTGCATCGACCAGTCAAGCAATGCATTCATCAGTTATGCTTCACCAG TTTACGACGCATGTACATTATCAACAATGAGATCTGCTCCCGTCTTGTCTGTAAAGAACATGAAGTTATGAAAG ATGAGTTTTGCCGTCAGATGGCTGGTCTGCCCCCAAGGCGACTCCAACGTTCCAACTACTTCCGACTTCCTCCCTGTGAAAATGTGAATTTGCAGAGACCTGTTGGTCTGTGA